A section of the Candidatus Acetothermia bacterium genome encodes:
- a CDS encoding PLP-dependent aminotransferase family protein: MNPLFAARTREARRSVLRELLKLTEQPDIISFAGGLPDPDTFPREFLAKMAADEILNNHHKSLQYTTTEGKRPLREPIIAWLAEDGLHYTLDQLIITSASQQGLDLVAKTFIDPGDAVFVGLPTYLGAIQAFRAFQAHLVGIPLHDDGMDLDALAAAIARARREGHPPKLIYVVPDFQNPSGITWSEEKRRGLLEIARGADLVVVEDMPYRKLRFAGEPVPPVAALDEEGRVVVLFTFSKLLAAGLRLGALAGARDIVEKVVIMKQATDLCTSSLTQRIAIRFLQEYDVKGHIRNLCHHYRIKRDAMIDALNRYMPKEEGISWTTPEGGLFLWVRLPEEVDTERMLERALRHKVAYVIGAPFFVDGRGQNTMRLSFSSATVDEIEEGIRRLSKAVKEELASLRSPHRV, from the coding sequence ATGAATCCGTTGTTCGCAGCGCGTACCCGGGAGGCACGGCGCTCGGTTCTCCGTGAGCTACTGAAGCTCACGGAGCAGCCGGACATCATTTCCTTCGCCGGAGGGCTCCCCGACCCGGACACCTTCCCGCGGGAGTTCCTGGCCAAGATGGCCGCCGACGAGATCCTCAACAACCACCACAAGTCCCTCCAGTACACGACCACCGAAGGAAAGCGCCCCCTCCGGGAGCCGATCATCGCCTGGCTGGCCGAGGACGGCCTGCACTACACGCTGGACCAGCTCATCATCACCAGCGCCTCCCAGCAGGGGCTGGATTTGGTGGCCAAGACGTTCATCGACCCCGGCGATGCGGTGTTCGTGGGGTTGCCCACCTACCTCGGGGCGATCCAAGCGTTCCGCGCGTTCCAGGCGCATCTCGTGGGGATCCCTCTCCACGACGACGGCATGGACCTGGATGCGCTCGCGGCGGCCATCGCCCGGGCGAGGCGGGAGGGGCACCCTCCCAAGCTGATCTACGTGGTGCCCGACTTCCAAAACCCGTCCGGGATCACCTGGTCGGAGGAAAAGCGGCGCGGCCTCCTCGAGATCGCCCGTGGGGCCGACCTCGTGGTGGTGGAGGACATGCCGTACCGGAAGCTCCGGTTCGCCGGGGAGCCGGTGCCGCCGGTGGCCGCCCTGGACGAGGAGGGGCGGGTGGTGGTGCTGTTCACGTTCTCCAAGCTCCTCGCCGCTGGGCTGCGCCTGGGGGCGCTGGCCGGGGCGAGGGACATCGTGGAGAAGGTGGTGATCATGAAGCAAGCCACCGATCTCTGCACCTCTTCCCTCACCCAGCGCATCGCGATCCGGTTCCTCCAGGAGTACGACGTCAAGGGCCACATCCGCAACCTCTGTCACCACTACCGGATCAAACGGGACGCCATGATCGATGCCCTCAACCGCTACATGCCCAAAGAGGAAGGGATCTCCTGGACGACCCCGGAAGGGGGGCTGTTCCTGTGGGTGCGCCTTCCTGAGGAGGTGGACACCGAACGCATGCTGGAGCGGGCCCTGCGGCACAAGGTGGCGTACGTGATCGGGGCCCCGTTCTTCGTGGACGGCCGGGGCCAGAACACGATGCGCCTCTCGTTCTCCAGCGCCACCGTGGACGAGATCGAGGAGGGCATCCGCCGGCTGAGCAAGGCCGTGAAGGAAGAGCTTGCCAGCC
- a CDS encoding phosphatase PAP2 family protein, translating into MSVVGSFLPALDRIGRRLDGWAEWVLSYDERALDGISYSPVLRRLDRLLVAVTYVGYGYLWGILALVLILFGGPSDHRNVLIGLGTMIVTLILSQGAKALVARPRPHFVRQGFHHQFLTNSSFPSNHTVAAFAMAYLVARLYPSWPNVATIYVVAALIGLSRVYLREHFPLDVMGGAALGTYMAHALLPLFATLVL; encoded by the coding sequence ATGAGCGTGGTCGGATCGTTTCTCCCCGCCCTGGACCGGATCGGCCGACGGTTGGACGGGTGGGCGGAATGGGTTTTGTCCTATGACGAGCGGGCGCTGGATGGGATCAGCTATTCCCCTGTCCTACGCCGTCTGGATCGCCTGCTCGTGGCCGTCACCTATGTCGGGTACGGCTACCTGTGGGGGATCCTCGCCCTGGTCCTGATCCTGTTCGGCGGTCCCTCCGACCACCGCAACGTCCTCATCGGCCTCGGGACGATGATCGTGACCCTGATCCTCTCCCAGGGGGCGAAGGCGCTCGTGGCCCGCCCCCGTCCGCACTTTGTGCGCCAGGGCTTCCACCACCAGTTCCTGACCAACTCCTCGTTCCCCTCCAACCACACCGTTGCCGCGTTCGCCATGGCCTACCTGGTGGCCCGGCTGTACCCGTCCTGGCCGAACGTGGCCACCATCTACGTGGTGGCCGCCCTCATCGGCCTGTCGCGGGTGTACCTGCGGGAGCACTTCCCGCTCGACGTGATGGGGGGGGCAGCATTGGGCACGTACATGGCCCACGCGCTGCTCCCGTTGTTCGCGACCCTAGTCCTGTGA
- the lysS gene encoding lysine--tRNA ligase, which produces MVEADLVAARRTKLDRLRAEGIDPYPYRYERTHTAGDVRARFGELPPGSRTGARVSLAGRITALRRMGKATFADLVDRTGRIQLFASAGGLGPDTYARFASDLDLGDIVGVEGEVFTTRAGELTVDLSRFNLLAKALRPLPEKWHGLQDVEKRYRQRALDLIASEEARAILIKRATILRTIRSFLDEHGFIEVETPVLQPIPGGATARPFITHHNVLDRDLYLRIAPELYLKRLLVGGLEKVYELGKNFRNEGVSTEHNPEYTILEAYEAYADYEQAMELAEGLIERCALAVAGGHRLEYQGRVIDFSRPWRRVSLLEIVADASGCDVERPLPELLAELDRRGIEVPEHLRQGPKGKVIEHLLETRVERELWNPTFVLDFPIDVSPLAKRKRGRAEVTERFELYITGREIANAFSELNDPDEQRDRFLAQERLRAGGDEEAQRIDEDFLRDLELGMPPAAGIGIGVDRLVMVLVDAPSIREVLTFPLLK; this is translated from the coding sequence ATGGTTGAAGCTGACCTTGTTGCCGCCCGGCGGACGAAGCTCGACCGCCTCCGGGCCGAGGGCATCGACCCGTACCCGTACCGATACGAACGCACCCATACCGCGGGCGACGTCCGCGCCCGGTTCGGCGAGCTCCCCCCGGGCAGCCGCACCGGGGCCCGGGTGTCCCTGGCCGGCCGGATCACGGCCCTGCGCCGGATGGGGAAGGCCACGTTCGCCGACCTCGTCGACCGCACCGGGCGCATCCAGCTGTTCGCGTCCGCGGGCGGCCTCGGACCGGACACGTACGCACGGTTCGCCTCGGACCTCGACCTCGGCGACATCGTGGGGGTGGAGGGGGAGGTGTTCACCACCCGGGCCGGGGAGCTCACCGTGGACCTGTCTAGGTTCAACCTGCTCGCCAAGGCGCTGCGGCCCCTCCCGGAGAAGTGGCACGGGCTCCAGGACGTGGAGAAGCGCTACCGCCAGCGGGCACTGGACCTGATCGCGAGCGAAGAAGCCCGGGCGATCCTGATCAAACGGGCGACGATCCTGCGCACCATCCGGAGCTTCCTCGACGAGCACGGGTTCATCGAGGTGGAAACCCCGGTCCTCCAGCCCATCCCCGGCGGGGCCACCGCCCGCCCGTTCATCACCCACCACAACGTGCTCGACCGAGACCTGTACCTGCGCATCGCCCCCGAGCTTTACTTGAAGCGGCTCCTCGTGGGCGGGCTGGAGAAGGTGTACGAGCTCGGCAAGAACTTCCGCAACGAGGGGGTCTCCACCGAGCACAACCCGGAGTACACCATCCTCGAGGCCTACGAGGCCTATGCCGACTACGAACAGGCGATGGAACTCGCGGAAGGGCTGATCGAGCGGTGCGCGCTTGCCGTGGCCGGGGGCCATCGCCTAGAATACCAAGGCCGGGTGATCGATTTCTCTCGGCCATGGCGCCGCGTCTCGCTTCTTGAGATCGTGGCCGACGCCAGCGGGTGTGATGTGGAGCGCCCGCTTCCCGAGCTCCTCGCCGAGCTCGACCGCCGAGGGATCGAGGTCCCGGAGCACCTGCGGCAGGGCCCGAAGGGGAAAGTGATCGAACACCTGCTGGAGACGCGGGTAGAGCGGGAGCTGTGGAACCCCACCTTCGTGTTGGATTTCCCCATCGACGTCTCCCCCTTGGCGAAGCGAAAGCGCGGCCGGGCAGAGGTGACGGAGCGGTTTGAGCTGTACATCACCGGCCGGGAGATCGCCAACGCCTTCTCCGAGCTCAACGACCCCGATGAGCAACGGGACCGGTTCCTGGCCCAGGAACGCCTTCGGGCGGGTGGGGACGAGGAGGCCCAGCGCATCGACGAGGACTTCCTCCGGGATCTCGAGCTGGGCATGCCCCCAGCGGCGGGGATCGGCATCGGCGTCGACCGGTTGGTGATGGTGCTGGTGGACGCGCCGTCCATCCGCGAGGTCCTCACCTTCCCGTTGCTCAAATGA
- a CDS encoding GreA/GreB family elongation factor, with translation MAKETLLTKEGFERKKAELEALERRLYQEIPERLKEAKEHGGGDIRENKEYIYLKQEQEFIEGEVRALRELLENARIISEDELRTDEVGIGTRAILEDVETGAVATYTLVPPAEVDLLQNRIGIDSPVGMALQAHGKGKAIVVQTPTKRVRYRVLGIERG, from the coding sequence ATGGCCAAGGAAACCCTGCTCACCAAAGAGGGGTTCGAGCGGAAAAAGGCCGAGCTGGAGGCGCTCGAACGCCGCCTGTACCAAGAGATCCCGGAGCGGTTGAAGGAGGCCAAGGAACACGGCGGAGGGGACATCCGGGAGAACAAGGAGTACATCTACCTGAAACAGGAGCAGGAGTTCATCGAGGGCGAGGTGCGCGCCCTGCGGGAGCTCCTCGAGAACGCGCGCATCATCTCCGAGGACGAGCTCCGTACCGACGAGGTAGGGATCGGTACCCGGGCCATCCTGGAGGACGTGGAGACCGGGGCGGTGGCCACCTACACCCTGGTCCCTCCGGCGGAGGTGGACCTCCTCCAGAACCGGATCGGGATCGACTCGCCGGTGGGGATGGCCCTGCAGGCGCACGGCAAGGGCAAGGCGATCGTGGTCCAGACCCCGACGAAACGGGTCCGGTACCGGGTGCTCGGCATCGAGAGGGGTTAA
- the pyk gene encoding pyruvate kinase yields the protein MMKRTKVVATLGPSSQGADVVAAMIEAGMDVARVNASYGDPADHQALASLVCQAATAAGRAVGLLLDTRGPKVRVGSLPEPMSLRAGEEVLLGEGGIPLTHPEVTPALPPGARVLLADGALELVVLGRDGSTVRCRVIRGGVLQAGKGVNIPGVALSLPALTPADRDALVLARETGFDFVALSFVQRPEDVAEARRILGEGGPWVLAKVELSEAVRRMDEIVTAADGAMVARGDLGVEIDLYQVPLVQKRLVDLCNAHAKPVIVATQMLRSMVDAPVPTRAEVADVAGAVWDGADAVMLSEETAVGRFPVEAVRTMAQAARAAEGGEVPIRAPGLATELVGEVPAAIAHAACRVAAEVGARAIVCATVSGWTARLVASFRPGVPVVATTPDTMVARRLSLVWGVCPLVIAPAREPDELIRASLAAARDAGLVRAGDRVVFTAGFPFGRPGTTNLVRVLAA from the coding sequence ATGATGAAGCGGACCAAGGTCGTGGCCACCCTTGGCCCGAGCTCCCAGGGCGCGGACGTGGTGGCGGCGATGATCGAGGCGGGCATGGACGTGGCCCGGGTCAACGCGTCGTACGGGGATCCGGCCGATCATCAAGCCCTGGCCAGCCTCGTGTGCCAGGCGGCGACCGCCGCCGGGCGGGCGGTGGGGCTGCTCCTCGACACCCGGGGGCCCAAGGTCCGGGTGGGGTCTCTACCGGAACCCATGTCCCTTCGGGCTGGCGAGGAGGTGCTCCTCGGGGAGGGAGGCATTCCCCTCACCCATCCCGAGGTGACCCCGGCTCTGCCCCCGGGGGCGCGGGTCCTCCTGGCGGACGGGGCCCTGGAGCTCGTGGTGCTGGGCCGGGATGGCTCGACCGTGCGGTGCCGGGTGATCCGGGGCGGGGTCCTCCAGGCCGGCAAGGGGGTGAACATCCCTGGGGTGGCGTTGTCCCTCCCCGCCCTCACCCCGGCCGACCGGGACGCCCTGGTCCTCGCCCGGGAGACGGGGTTCGACTTCGTGGCCCTGTCGTTCGTGCAGCGGCCGGAGGATGTGGCCGAGGCCCGGCGCATCCTCGGCGAGGGCGGACCGTGGGTCCTGGCCAAGGTGGAATTGAGCGAGGCGGTGCGGCGGATGGACGAGATCGTGACCGCCGCCGACGGGGCGATGGTCGCCCGCGGCGACCTCGGGGTGGAGATCGACCTCTACCAGGTGCCGCTCGTGCAGAAGCGGCTGGTGGACCTGTGCAACGCCCACGCCAAGCCGGTGATCGTGGCCACCCAAATGCTCAGGTCGATGGTGGATGCCCCGGTTCCCACCCGGGCCGAGGTGGCGGACGTGGCGGGGGCGGTGTGGGACGGGGCGGATGCAGTGATGCTCTCCGAGGAGACGGCGGTGGGGCGGTTTCCGGTGGAGGCGGTGCGGACCATGGCCCAGGCCGCCCGGGCCGCGGAGGGCGGGGAGGTCCCGATCCGGGCGCCGGGGTTGGCGACCGAGCTGGTGGGGGAGGTGCCGGCGGCGATCGCCCATGCGGCGTGTCGGGTGGCGGCGGAGGTGGGGGCGCGGGCGATCGTGTGCGCCACCGTGTCCGGGTGGACGGCGCGGCTGGTGGCCTCGTTCCGACCGGGCGTCCCGGTGGTGGCCACCACGCCGGACACCATGGTGGCTCGGCGGCTGTCGTTGGTTTGGGGGGTGTGCCCGCTGGTCATCGCCCCGGCCCGGGAGCCGGACGAGCTGATCAGGGCCTCGCTCGCTGCGGCCCGGGACGCGGGGCTCGTGAGGGCCGGGGACCGGGTCGTGTTCACCGCCGGGTTTCCGTTCGGGCGGCCGGGCACGACCAACCTGGTGCGGGTGCTCGCGGCATGA
- the xseA gene encoding exodeoxyribonuclease VII large subunit: MNDQVYTPSGLNRLVRQVLEGQFPAVWVRGEVSRPKLGPTGHLYFTLKDAQAAVEVVQFRGLRPLAYIPADGEEVLVFGTLTLYEPQGKYELRARTVHPAGIGLLRRELEALKARLEAEGLFALERKRPLPPYPRRIGVITSRRGAAIRDIVTVAARRWPPAELYVFPVRVQGEGAEWEVAQAIADAALFHRETPLDVLIVGRGGGAAEDLAAFNTEAVARAIFASPVPVVSAVGHEVDWTIADLVADLRAPTPSAAAELAVPSAAELLGRVRDRLRRARGAVLAPVDRTEAALRRVLARRVFRDPVHTLLAPMDRLDQALRRRPFRAPFALVEGREERLDHIAERLPLALRPQLLAAQARAERLIARLEGASPLGILSRGYSLTLGPDGRPLRRAGEVEQGDLVETVLGQGRLRSRVEEVEAGDPRGEAGPA; encoded by the coding sequence ATGAACGACCAGGTCTACACTCCTTCCGGCCTGAACCGGTTGGTCCGCCAGGTGTTGGAGGGGCAGTTCCCCGCGGTGTGGGTGAGGGGGGAGGTATCCCGGCCCAAGCTCGGCCCCACCGGCCACCTGTACTTCACCCTCAAGGACGCCCAGGCGGCGGTGGAGGTGGTGCAGTTCCGGGGGCTGCGCCCTCTCGCCTACATCCCCGCCGACGGGGAAGAGGTACTCGTGTTCGGCACCCTCACCCTCTACGAGCCCCAAGGGAAGTACGAGCTGCGGGCGCGGACCGTGCACCCGGCCGGGATCGGCCTCCTCCGGCGGGAGCTGGAGGCCCTCAAGGCGCGGTTGGAGGCGGAGGGCCTGTTCGCCCTGGAGCGCAAGCGCCCGTTGCCCCCCTACCCGCGGCGGATCGGGGTGATCACGTCCCGCCGCGGTGCGGCGATCCGGGACATCGTCACCGTAGCCGCCCGCCGCTGGCCGCCCGCGGAGCTGTACGTGTTTCCGGTGCGGGTCCAGGGGGAGGGGGCGGAGTGGGAGGTGGCCCAGGCCATCGCCGACGCCGCTCTCTTCCACCGTGAGACCCCGCTGGATGTGCTCATCGTCGGCCGGGGTGGGGGGGCGGCGGAGGACCTGGCCGCGTTCAACACCGAGGCCGTGGCCCGCGCCATCTTCGCGTCCCCGGTGCCGGTGGTGTCTGCGGTGGGCCACGAGGTGGACTGGACGATCGCCGACCTCGTCGCCGACCTCAGGGCACCGACCCCATCGGCGGCGGCCGAGCTCGCCGTGCCCTCTGCCGCAGAGCTCCTGGGGCGGGTGCGCGATCGCCTGCGGCGGGCACGGGGGGCGGTGCTGGCCCCGGTGGACCGGACCGAGGCCGCGTTGCGCCGGGTCCTCGCCCGGCGCGTGTTCCGGGATCCCGTGCACACCTTGCTCGCCCCCATGGATCGGCTGGATCAGGCCCTGCGCCGCCGGCCGTTCCGGGCTCCGTTCGCCCTGGTGGAGGGACGGGAAGAGCGGCTGGACCACATCGCGGAGCGGTTGCCTCTCGCGCTGCGGCCCCAGCTCCTCGCGGCCCAGGCCCGGGCAGAGCGGCTGATCGCCCGGTTGGAGGGGGCGAGCCCGCTCGGTATCCTGTCGCGGGGATACTCCCTGACCCTGGGCCCGGATGGGCGCCCGCTCCGGCGGGCGGGGGAGGTCGAGCAGGGGGATCTCGTGGAGACGGTGCTTGGCCAGGGCAGGCTCCGGTCGCGGGTGGAGGAGGTGGAGGCGGGTGACCCTCGAGGAGAAGCTGGACCGGCTTGA
- the xseB gene encoding exodeoxyribonuclease VII small subunit codes for MTLEEKLDRLEAIVAKLEEGGVPLEESLRLFEEGVKLAAEVKAELESARARILEVMKAAEGVFEVRGFEP; via the coding sequence GTGACCCTCGAGGAGAAGCTGGACCGGCTTGAGGCGATCGTGGCCAAGCTCGAGGAGGGCGGGGTGCCGCTCGAGGAGTCCCTCAGGCTCTTCGAGGAAGGGGTTAAGCTCGCCGCCGAGGTCAAGGCCGAGCTTGAGAGCGCGCGGGCCCGCATCCTGGAGGTCATGAAGGCCGCCGAGGGCGTGTTCGAGGTCCGCGGGTTCGAGCCATGA
- a CDS encoding FAD-dependent oxidoreductase has translation MTGAPSDRWDVGIVGGGPAGLAAAIYARRSGLSAVILERAVPGGQLLEAEFVENYPGFPEPIPGAELADRMRRQAERLGAVIRMAGVHRLVREKGGWLLHTSAGEVRARAVILAMGAHPKELPAKGAQEFVGRGLSYCAACDGYFFRDKVVLVVGAGDGALAEALFLAKLCQKVYVAVRHPQDDPHAIRAAATLRERALAHPKIRFLWNVVVEEVRGAGRLSAVVLRDLGSGEAREMAVDGVFVKIGHRPDTEWLRGVVGLTETGYIKTDSLLRTDRPGVFAAGDVRDPTGRHAQTVTAAAEGALAALSVEDYLKLGEAGDDPAVQ, from the coding sequence ATGACCGGAGCCCCGAGCGACCGGTGGGATGTGGGGATCGTCGGGGGCGGCCCGGCCGGGCTTGCCGCCGCCATCTACGCCCGCCGGTCTGGCCTGTCCGCGGTGATCCTGGAGCGGGCCGTCCCCGGGGGCCAGCTCCTGGAGGCCGAGTTCGTCGAGAACTATCCTGGGTTCCCCGAGCCGATCCCCGGTGCCGAGCTCGCCGACCGGATGCGCCGCCAGGCAGAGCGGCTGGGGGCGGTGATCCGGATGGCCGGGGTCCACCGCCTGGTTCGGGAGAAAGGCGGGTGGCTTCTCCACACCTCGGCCGGTGAGGTTCGGGCGCGGGCGGTGATCTTGGCGATGGGGGCCCACCCCAAGGAGCTCCCGGCCAAAGGGGCGCAGGAGTTCGTGGGGCGCGGCCTTTCCTATTGTGCCGCCTGCGACGGCTACTTCTTCCGGGACAAGGTCGTGCTGGTGGTGGGGGCGGGGGACGGGGCCCTCGCCGAGGCCCTGTTCCTGGCCAAGCTTTGCCAGAAGGTGTACGTTGCCGTCCGCCATCCCCAGGACGATCCCCACGCGATCCGGGCCGCGGCCACGTTGCGCGAGCGGGCGCTTGCTCACCCCAAGATCCGGTTCCTGTGGAACGTGGTGGTGGAGGAGGTGCGGGGCGCCGGGCGCCTCTCCGCGGTCGTACTGCGTGACCTCGGAAGCGGGGAGGCGCGGGAGATGGCGGTGGACGGGGTGTTCGTGAAGATTGGGCACCGTCCGGACACGGAATGGCTGCGCGGGGTTGTCGGGCTGACCGAAACCGGGTATATAAAAACTGATTCGCTCTTGCGCACCGATCGGCCGGGCGTGTTCGCTGCCGGCGACGTGCGTGATCCCACGGGGCGCCACGCCCAGACGGTCACCGCCGCCGCGGAGGGGGCGTTGGCGGCGCTTTCTGTGGAGGATTACCTTAAGCTTGGGGAGGCGGGAGATGATCCAGCGGTCCAGTAG
- a CDS encoding AMP-binding protein translates to MIQRSSRRYVSIPEFFARSVARYGHQVALRMPVSRGGMVEHREMTYRELWDLAGKLAAWLAAHGVEKGDRIGLLAKPSIGWAVAFFAVQRTGAVVVPLDAGLQPVEVARLLGEAEAKILFCAPDRYQELLPLTQEVSSLEDVVSVEVALGALSLWDVLPEEGVAIPDVRPDPEELAVLMYTSGTTGDSKGVMLCHRNITANIEAILQVLPLGPEDRAVTIVPWYHIYGLTASLLAPLWVGATVTYTDDYRNLIAVAQRVGVTVLVGVPKLYHALWRRLQENFQGSPVRRLLYRYAPKVLGFFLKRKLLSRGFRFFVSGGAPLAAEVGAGLRRLGLGTIEGYGLTETAPVLTFSEPFTPHAGTVGRPLPGVRIKIDRPDADGFGEVMVKGPNVMLGYYKNPERTREVLTPDGWFRTGDLGKLDYNGQLFLAGRKKNVVVLESGKKVYPEEVEWEFQRIPEVEEVLVYEDKTRGQPTVAAMIYPNRALLKEQGVEGPEAARAFLWEKIKEVQKNLAPFKRLKDKESLTIVAQPFEKSTKQEIKRHMYIKR, encoded by the coding sequence ATGATCCAGCGGTCCAGTAGACGGTACGTGAGCATCCCGGAGTTCTTTGCGCGCTCGGTGGCTCGGTACGGACATCAGGTGGCCCTGCGCATGCCTGTTTCCCGCGGGGGGATGGTCGAGCACCGCGAGATGACGTACCGCGAGCTGTGGGACCTGGCGGGGAAACTGGCGGCGTGGTTGGCCGCCCACGGGGTGGAGAAAGGCGATCGGATAGGCCTTCTTGCCAAGCCCTCCATCGGCTGGGCGGTGGCGTTCTTCGCCGTCCAGCGGACCGGGGCGGTGGTGGTGCCGTTGGACGCTGGCCTGCAGCCGGTGGAGGTGGCCCGCCTCCTCGGCGAGGCGGAGGCCAAGATCCTGTTCTGCGCCCCGGACCGTTACCAGGAACTCCTCCCCCTGACCCAGGAGGTGTCGTCCCTCGAAGATGTGGTTTCGGTGGAGGTGGCCCTGGGGGCGCTGTCCCTGTGGGACGTGCTCCCCGAGGAGGGGGTGGCGATCCCCGACGTGCGCCCTGACCCCGAAGAGCTGGCCGTGCTCATGTACACCTCCGGCACCACCGGCGACTCGAAAGGCGTCATGCTCTGTCACCGCAACATCACCGCCAACATCGAGGCCATCCTCCAGGTGCTTCCGTTGGGACCCGAGGACCGTGCGGTGACCATCGTCCCGTGGTACCACATCTACGGCCTCACCGCGAGCCTGCTCGCCCCCCTGTGGGTGGGGGCCACGGTCACCTACACCGACGACTACCGGAACCTGATCGCCGTGGCCCAACGGGTGGGGGTGACGGTGCTGGTGGGGGTGCCCAAGCTGTACCACGCCCTGTGGCGCCGGCTCCAGGAGAACTTCCAGGGGAGCCCGGTGCGGCGCCTGCTGTACCGGTATGCCCCGAAGGTCCTCGGGTTCTTCCTCAAGCGCAAGCTCCTTTCCCGGGGGTTTCGGTTCTTCGTGTCCGGCGGGGCGCCGCTCGCGGCGGAGGTTGGGGCTGGGCTCAGGCGGCTTGGGCTCGGCACGATCGAGGGATACGGGCTCACCGAGACCGCTCCGGTGCTCACGTTTTCCGAGCCGTTCACGCCCCATGCCGGCACGGTAGGCCGTCCTCTGCCGGGGGTAAGGATCAAGATCGACCGTCCCGATGCCGATGGGTTTGGCGAGGTGATGGTGAAGGGTCCCAACGTGATGCTCGGCTATTACAAAAACCCCGAGCGCACCCGGGAGGTGCTGACCCCGGACGGGTGGTTCCGCACCGGGGATTTGGGGAAGCTTGACTACAACGGGCAGCTATTCCTTGCCGGCCGGAAGAAGAACGTGGTCGTGCTCGAGTCCGGGAAGAAGGTTTATCCGGAGGAAGTGGAGTGGGAGTTCCAGCGCATCCCCGAAGTGGAAGAGGTGCTGGTGTACGAGGACAAGACGCGCGGCCAGCCCACGGTGGCGGCGATGATCTACCCCAACCGGGCTTTGTTGAAGGAGCAGGGGGTGGAGGGCCCGGAGGCAGCGCGGGCGTTCCTGTGGGAGAAGATCAAGGAAGTCCAGAAGAACCTGGCTCCTTTCAAGCGCCTGAAGGACAAGGAGTCCCTCACCATCGTCGCGCAGCCGTTCGAGAAGTCGACGAAGCAGGAGATCAAGCGGCACATGTACATCAAGCGCTAG
- a CDS encoding acylphosphatase — translation MNKRVHLFIAGRVQGVFFRAHARDLAQRLGLVGFARNLPDGRVEVVAEGDEEKLQELVRFCHRGPPLAEVTGVDVRWEEPTGELRGFVVR, via the coding sequence ATGAACAAGCGGGTGCATCTGTTCATCGCCGGCCGGGTCCAGGGGGTGTTCTTCCGCGCCCATGCTCGGGACCTCGCCCAGCGCCTAGGGCTCGTCGGGTTCGCGCGGAACCTCCCCGACGGGCGGGTGGAGGTGGTGGCGGAGGGCGACGAGGAGAAGCTCCAGGAGCTCGTGCGGTTCTGTCATCGCGGGCCGCCCCTGGCCGAGGTGACCGGGGTGGACGTGCGGTGGGAGGAGCCCACCGGGGAGCTCCGCGGGTTCGTCGTGCGCTGA
- a CDS encoding M42 family metallopeptidase encodes MNLEKKLQALSDAFGVAGFEDEVREVLRDMVSPYVEACEVDPLGNLTCSRGSGDAVMIDAHMDEVGFMVRWIEKEGCLRLTGLGGWDERILLAHRLTLKTRDGGKVHGVIGTIPPHILSEDERGKVAPLEDLFVDIGAKSREEAEEIGVRIGDPATIHYPFQRIREGYVTGKAFDDRAGCLVAAEALRILAEEKLPYRLVVNFAACEEGGLRGARAAAFRVAPKLALVVEGTIGADMPGVPEAKQPVRLGKGPAITLADRSITVNPRLARFLEKVAEENGIPYQYKLPAYGATDAGAIHLERGGILTGVVSVPCRYIHSPVSTLYLADLEATIKLVVAFLRRAGELL; translated from the coding sequence GTGAACCTCGAAAAGAAACTACAAGCCCTATCCGATGCGTTTGGTGTGGCCGGGTTCGAGGACGAGGTGCGGGAGGTCCTCCGGGACATGGTCTCACCCTACGTGGAGGCCTGCGAGGTGGATCCGCTGGGCAACCTCACGTGTTCCCGGGGCAGCGGGGATGCGGTCATGATCGACGCGCACATGGACGAGGTCGGGTTCATGGTCCGCTGGATCGAGAAGGAGGGGTGCCTCCGCCTCACCGGCCTCGGGGGCTGGGATGAGCGCATCCTCCTCGCCCACCGCCTCACCCTCAAGACCCGCGACGGCGGCAAGGTCCACGGCGTGATCGGCACCATCCCGCCCCACATCCTGTCCGAGGACGAACGGGGGAAGGTGGCGCCGCTCGAGGACCTGTTCGTGGACATCGGGGCCAAGAGCCGCGAGGAGGCCGAGGAGATCGGGGTCCGGATCGGCGACCCGGCCACCATCCACTACCCGTTCCAGCGGATCCGGGAGGGGTACGTGACCGGGAAGGCGTTCGACGACCGGGCAGGGTGTCTCGTGGCGGCGGAGGCCCTGCGGATCCTGGCCGAGGAAAAGCTGCCCTACCGCCTGGTGGTGAACTTCGCCGCCTGCGAAGAGGGCGGGCTGCGTGGGGCACGGGCCGCGGCCTTTCGGGTGGCGCCGAAGCTGGCCTTAGTCGTGGAGGGGACGATCGGGGCGGACATGCCCGGGGTCCCGGAGGCCAAGCAGCCGGTGCGCCTGGGGAAGGGTCCGGCGATCACCTTGGCCGACCGGTCCATCACCGTGAACCCGCGCCTGGCCCGGTTCCTGGAGAAGGTAGCGGAAGAGAACGGGATCCCCTACCAGTACAAGCTCCCCGCCTATGGGGCCACCGACGCCGGGGCGATCCACCTCGAGCGGGGCGGGATCCTGACCGGGGTGGTATCCGTCCCCTGCCGGTACATCCACTCCCCGGTGTCCACCCTGTACCTCGCCGACCTCGAGGCGACCATCAAGTTGGTGGTGGCGTTCCTGCGCCGGGCCGGGGAGCTCCTGTAG